Proteins from a single region of Streptomyces sp. HUAS 15-9:
- a CDS encoding MerR family transcriptional regulator has protein sequence MTVMQTSPVATEQASTPADLCAAPPRRHPRPDGQDSYTISEVVAFTGLTAHTLRWYERIGLMSHIDRSHTGQRRYSNRDLDWLDFVSKLRLTGMPVADMVRYAELVREGETTYAERHELLESTRRDVLARIAELRDTLAVLDRKISFYAGGSTA, from the coding sequence ATGACGGTGATGCAGACCTCGCCCGTGGCCACCGAGCAGGCTTCGACCCCCGCAGATCTCTGCGCCGCGCCACCCCGGCGGCATCCGCGGCCCGACGGTCAGGACAGCTACACGATCAGCGAGGTCGTCGCCTTCACCGGACTGACCGCCCACACCCTGCGCTGGTACGAGCGGATCGGGCTGATGTCCCACATCGACCGCTCGCACACCGGCCAGCGCCGCTACAGCAACCGCGATCTGGACTGGCTGGACTTCGTGAGCAAGCTGCGGCTGACCGGTATGCCGGTCGCGGACATGGTCCGGTACGCGGAGCTGGTGCGCGAGGGCGAGACCACCTATGCCGAGCGGCACGAGCTGCTCGAGTCGACCCGCAGGGACGTGCTGGCCCGTATCGCCGAACTCCGGGACACGCTCGCCGTACTCGACCGGAAGATCAGCTTCTACGCGGGCGGAAGCACGGCGTAG
- a CDS encoding serine hydrolase domain-containing protein, translating to MSLKSLTSIENWPVPTAAAGVVRADGAVLGSHGPVRQRFALASVTKPLAAYAALVAYEEGAIELDEPAGPPGSTVRHLLAHTSGLAFDEHRVTAPPGERRLYSNAGFEQLGDHVAKATDIPFAEYLRQAVLEPLGMTSTSLEGSPAKDGVSTVEDLLRFAAEVQAPRLLDVRTVAEAMTVQFPGTKGVLPGYGHQNPNDWGLGFEIRDGKSPHWTGGSSSPRTFGHFGQSGTFLWIDPVVGVAGVALTDRAFGPWAVEAWPVFTDAVLAELRG from the coding sequence ATGTCGTTGAAGAGTCTCACGTCGATCGAGAACTGGCCCGTTCCCACCGCCGCGGCGGGGGTCGTACGGGCCGACGGTGCGGTACTGGGGAGCCACGGTCCCGTCCGGCAACGGTTCGCGCTGGCCTCGGTCACCAAGCCGCTCGCGGCGTATGCGGCGCTCGTCGCGTACGAGGAGGGGGCGATCGAGCTCGACGAACCGGCCGGGCCGCCCGGGTCCACGGTCCGTCATCTGCTTGCCCACACCTCCGGGCTGGCCTTCGACGAGCACCGGGTGACCGCGCCGCCCGGGGAGCGGCGGCTGTACTCCAACGCCGGGTTCGAGCAGCTCGGGGACCATGTCGCCAAGGCGACGGACATTCCGTTCGCGGAGTATCTGCGGCAGGCCGTGCTGGAGCCGCTGGGCATGACGTCTACCTCGCTGGAGGGGTCGCCCGCGAAGGACGGTGTCTCCACGGTCGAGGATCTGCTGCGGTTCGCTGCCGAGGTGCAAGCGCCTCGGCTGCTGGATGTCCGTACCGTCGCCGAGGCGATGACCGTGCAGTTCCCTGGGACCAAGGGTGTTCTGCCGGGGTACGGGCATCAGAATCCGAACGACTGGGGGCTTGGTTTCGAGATCCGGGACGGGAAGTCTCCGCACTGGACCGGGGGTTCGTCCTCGCCTCGGACGTTTGGGCATTTCGGGCAATCCGGTACGTTTTTGTGGATCGACCCGGTTGTGGGGGTGGCCGGGGTTGCTCTCACGGATCGGGCTTTCGGGCCTTGGGCCGTTGAAGCGTGGCCGGTGTTCACCGATGCGGTGCTCGCGGAGTTGCGGGGCTGA
- a CDS encoding pirin family protein, with the protein MDVRRAAERYRGGDPDAGIDSRHAFSFGPHYDPGNLRFGAVIACNEERLAPGAGFDEHPHSHTEIVTWVVEGELTHRDSQGHETLVRPGDVQRLSSAGGVRHIERNDGDAPLTFVQMWLAPLNPGGDPAYEIVRGIADSTPYAVPESAAMLHVRRLTPGERTALPDATHVYVHVVRGELQLAGENLGPGDSARITDEKDTEAVATTETELLIWEMTGLSSPSGGTPCS; encoded by the coding sequence ATGGACGTACGGCGCGCCGCGGAGCGCTACCGAGGGGGAGACCCCGACGCCGGGATCGACTCCCGCCACGCCTTCTCCTTCGGCCCGCACTACGACCCCGGGAACCTGCGCTTCGGCGCGGTCATCGCCTGCAACGAGGAGCGGCTCGCACCCGGCGCCGGATTCGACGAGCACCCGCACAGCCACACCGAGATCGTCACATGGGTGGTCGAGGGCGAGCTGACGCACCGCGACTCACAGGGCCACGAGACGCTGGTCCGCCCCGGAGACGTGCAGCGCCTCAGCTCGGCGGGTGGCGTCCGCCACATCGAGCGCAACGACGGCGACGCCCCGCTCACCTTCGTGCAGATGTGGCTGGCCCCGCTGAACCCCGGCGGCGACCCGGCCTACGAGATCGTCCGAGGCATCGCCGACTCCACCCCGTACGCCGTCCCCGAGTCCGCCGCGATGCTCCACGTACGCCGCCTGACCCCGGGCGAACGAACAGCACTACCGGACGCGACGCACGTGTACGTCCACGTGGTCCGCGGCGAACTCCAGCTGGCCGGCGAGAACCTGGGCCCGGGAGACTCGGCCCGCATCACGGATGAGAAAGACACGGAGGCAGTGGCGACGACGGAGACAGAGCTATTGATCTGGGAAATGACGGGACTTTCCAGCCCGTCTGGGGGTACCCCCTGCTCGTAG
- the fasR gene encoding fatty acid biosynthesis transcriptional regulator FasR: MPEPETRKPEHATHDVHTHSATLKRLEKSSGSLAAQAIARMDETLPWYRAMPPENRSWIGLVAQAGIAAFTEWFRHPDAPQAISTDVFGTAPRELTRAITLRQTVEMVRTTIEVMESAIDEVAAPGDEGVLREALLVYAREIAFATAQVYAQAAEARGAWDARLESLVVNAVLSGEADEGAVSRAAALGWNSPEHVCVVLGTAPDGDSELTVEAIRRAARHAKLQVLTGVLGDRLVVIAGGNDNPLAVAKSLIGPYAAGPVVAGPVVPDLLAGTRSAQAAAAGLKACSAWQDAPRPVLADDLLPERAIAGDPSAREQLVEEIYRPLEEAGSALLETLSVYLEQASSLEGAARMLFVHPNTVRYRLRRVTDVTGWSPSDVRSAFTLRIALILGRLADGDTQP; encoded by the coding sequence GTGCCCGAACCCGAAACCCGCAAGCCCGAACACGCAACGCACGACGTCCATACGCACTCCGCGACCCTGAAGCGGCTGGAGAAGTCGTCCGGCAGCCTGGCCGCCCAGGCCATCGCACGCATGGACGAGACCCTGCCGTGGTACCGGGCCATGCCACCGGAGAACCGTTCCTGGATCGGGCTCGTGGCCCAGGCGGGCATCGCCGCCTTCACCGAGTGGTTCCGGCACCCGGACGCCCCGCAGGCCATCTCGACGGACGTGTTCGGCACCGCGCCGCGCGAGCTGACCCGGGCCATCACCCTGCGGCAGACCGTGGAGATGGTGCGCACCACCATCGAGGTCATGGAGAGCGCGATCGACGAGGTCGCCGCTCCCGGGGACGAGGGCGTGCTGCGCGAGGCGCTGCTGGTGTACGCGCGGGAGATCGCGTTCGCGACCGCCCAGGTGTACGCGCAGGCCGCCGAGGCACGCGGTGCCTGGGACGCCCGGCTGGAGTCGCTGGTGGTGAACGCGGTGCTCAGCGGTGAGGCCGACGAGGGCGCCGTCAGCCGGGCCGCCGCTCTTGGCTGGAATTCGCCCGAGCACGTGTGCGTGGTGCTGGGGACCGCTCCGGACGGTGACTCCGAGCTCACGGTGGAGGCCATCCGGCGGGCCGCCCGGCACGCCAAGCTCCAGGTGCTCACCGGGGTGCTCGGGGACCGGCTCGTGGTCATCGCGGGCGGCAACGACAATCCGCTGGCCGTCGCCAAGTCGCTGATCGGGCCTTATGCCGCGGGACCGGTGGTCGCGGGGCCCGTCGTACCCGATCTGCTGGCCGGGACGCGGTCCGCGCAGGCCGCGGCCGCGGGACTGAAAGCATGTTCTGCCTGGCAGGACGCGCCCCGGCCGGTTCTGGCGGACGATCTCCTTCCGGAGCGGGCCATCGCGGGCGATCCGAGCGCCCGTGAGCAGTTGGTGGAGGAGATCTACAGACCACTGGAAGAGGCCGGATCGGCGCTCCTGGAAACCTTGAGCGTTTATCTGGAGCAGGCGAGCAGCCTGGAGGGTGCGGCAAGGATGCTCTTCGTTCACCCGAACACCGTGCGCTACCGGCTCCGACGTGTGACTGACGTCACCGGCTGGTCGCCATCCGATGTACGATCCGCGTTCACGCTGCGGATCGCGCTGATCCTGGGGCGTCTGGCAGATGGAGATACTCAACCCTAG
- a CDS encoding ACP S-malonyltransferase, with protein MLVLVAPGQGAQTPGFLTPWLDLPGAADRVAAWSDAIGLDLVHYGTQADADAIRDTAVAQPLLVAAGILSGAALGTGPFAADAAGSPGAVAGHSVGEITAATFAGVLGETAALGLVRKRGLAMADAAAITETGMSALLGGDPEVSVAHLEKLGLTPANINGAGQIVAAGTLEQLAALNEDKPEGVRKVVALKVAGAFHTHHMAPAVETLAKAAADLEPADPKVTYVSNKDGATVAAGAEVLERLVGQVANPVRWDLCMETFQRLGVTALIEVCPGGTLTGLAKRALPGVKTLALKTPADLDAARELIAEHA; from the coding sequence GTGCTCGTACTCGTCGCTCCCGGCCAAGGCGCCCAGACGCCCGGCTTCCTGACTCCCTGGCTCGATCTCCCCGGTGCCGCCGACCGCGTCGCCGCGTGGTCGGACGCCATCGGACTGGACCTCGTCCACTACGGAACCCAGGCCGACGCGGACGCCATCCGTGACACCGCGGTGGCCCAGCCGCTGCTGGTCGCCGCCGGGATCCTGTCCGGCGCGGCACTGGGTACGGGACCATTTGCCGCTGACGCGGCGGGCTCCCCGGGCGCGGTCGCGGGCCACAGCGTCGGCGAGATCACCGCCGCCACCTTCGCGGGCGTGCTGGGCGAGACCGCCGCGCTGGGTCTCGTACGCAAGCGCGGGCTGGCCATGGCCGATGCCGCGGCGATCACCGAGACCGGCATGTCGGCGCTGCTGGGCGGCGACCCCGAGGTGTCCGTCGCGCATCTGGAGAAGCTGGGGCTGACGCCGGCGAACATCAACGGCGCGGGCCAGATCGTCGCCGCGGGCACGCTGGAGCAGCTCGCCGCGCTGAACGAGGACAAGCCCGAGGGCGTCCGCAAGGTCGTCGCGCTGAAGGTCGCGGGCGCCTTCCACACCCACCACATGGCCCCCGCGGTCGAGACGCTGGCCAAGGCCGCCGCGGACCTCGAGCCCGCGGACCCCAAGGTCACCTACGTCTCCAACAAGGACGGCGCGACCGTCGCCGCCGGCGCCGAGGTGCTCGAGCGCCTGGTCGGCCAGGTCGCCAACCCGGTCCGCTGGGACCTGTGCATGGAGACGTTCCAGCGGCTCGGCGTCACCGCGCTCATCGAGGTATGCCCCGGTGGCACACTGACCGGCCTGGCCAAGCGCGCCCTTCCGGGTGTCAAGACGCTGGCCCTGAAGACCCCCGCCGACCTCGACGCGGCCCGCGAGCTCATCGCCGAGCACGCCTGA
- a CDS encoding ketoacyl-ACP synthase III produces the protein MSKIKPSKGAPYARILGVGGYRPTRVVPNEVILEKIDSSDEWIRSRSGIETRHWAGPEETVAAMAIEASGKAIADAGISAEQIGAVVVSTVSHFSQTPAIATEIADKLGTAKAAAFDISAGCAGFGYGLTLAKGMIVEGSAEHVLVIGVERLSDLTDLEDRATAFLFGDGAGAVVVGPSQEPGIGPSVWGSEGDKSETIKQTVTWDRYRVGDLAELPLDSEGNIKFPAITQEGQAVFRWAVFEMAKVAQQALDAAGITADDLDVFIPHQANVRIIDSMVKTLKLPEHVTVARDIRTTGNTSAASIPLAMERLLATGEAKSGDTALVIGFGAGLVYAATVVTLP, from the coding sequence ATGTCGAAGATCAAGCCCAGCAAGGGCGCCCCGTACGCGCGCATCCTCGGTGTCGGTGGCTACCGTCCCACCCGTGTGGTGCCCAACGAGGTGATCCTCGAGAAGATCGACTCGTCCGACGAGTGGATCCGTTCGCGCTCCGGCATCGAGACCCGGCACTGGGCGGGCCCGGAGGAGACCGTCGCCGCCATGGCGATCGAGGCCTCCGGCAAGGCGATCGCCGACGCGGGCATCTCCGCCGAGCAGATCGGCGCCGTGGTCGTCTCGACCGTCTCGCACTTCAGCCAGACCCCGGCCATCGCGACCGAGATCGCCGACAAGCTGGGCACGGCCAAGGCGGCCGCGTTCGACATCTCGGCGGGCTGTGCGGGCTTCGGCTACGGCCTGACCCTGGCCAAGGGCATGATCGTCGAGGGCTCGGCCGAGCACGTGCTCGTCATCGGCGTCGAGCGGCTGTCCGACCTGACCGACCTGGAGGACCGCGCGACGGCCTTCCTGTTCGGCGACGGCGCGGGCGCGGTCGTGGTCGGCCCCTCGCAGGAGCCGGGGATCGGCCCGAGCGTCTGGGGCTCCGAGGGCGACAAGTCCGAGACCATCAAGCAGACGGTCACCTGGGACCGCTACCGGGTCGGCGACCTCGCCGAACTGCCCCTGGACAGCGAGGGCAACATCAAGTTCCCCGCGATCACCCAGGAGGGCCAGGCGGTCTTCCGCTGGGCCGTGTTCGAGATGGCGAAGGTCGCCCAGCAGGCGCTGGACGCGGCCGGGATCACCGCGGACGACCTGGACGTCTTCATCCCGCACCAGGCCAACGTGCGGATCATCGACTCGATGGTGAAGACCCTCAAGCTGCCGGAGCACGTCACAGTCGCCCGTGACATCCGCACCACCGGCAACACCTCGGCGGCCTCGATTCCGCTCGCGATGGAGCGGCTTCTGGCGACCGGCGAGGCGAAGAGCGGCGACACCGCGCTCGTCATCGGATTCGGGGCGGGTCTCGTCTACGCCGCCACGGTCGTTACCCTCCCCTAG
- a CDS encoding acyl carrier protein: MAATQEEIVAGLADIVNEIAGIPVEDVQLDKSFTDDLDVDSLSMVEVVVAAEERFDVKIPDEDVKNLKTVGDATDYILKHQA; encoded by the coding sequence ATGGCCGCCACTCAGGAAGAGATCGTCGCCGGTCTCGCCGACATCGTGAACGAGATCGCCGGCATCCCGGTTGAGGACGTCCAGCTGGACAAGTCCTTCACCGACGACCTGGACGTCGACTCGCTGTCCATGGTCGAGGTCGTCGTCGCCGCCGAAGAGCGCTTCGACGTCAAGATCCCGGACGAGGACGTCAAGAACCTGAAGACCGTCGGTGACGCCACCGACTACATCCTCAAGCACCAGGCCTGA
- the fabF gene encoding beta-ketoacyl-ACP synthase II, with amino-acid sequence MSPTNRTVVVTGIGATTPLGGDVASFWAALVAGKSGVSLLEQEWAADLPVRIAAQIAVEPGEILPRPQARKLDRSAQFALIAAQEAWKDAGFTARAGEDTSVNPDRLGAVIASGIGGVTTLLDQYDVLKDKGVRRVSPHTVPMLMPNSPAANVGIELGARAGVHTPVSACASGAEAIGYAIEMIRTGRADVVVAGGTEAAIHPLPIVAFGNMMAMSKNNDDPEGASRPYDSGRDGFVMGEGAGVIILESEEHAKARGARIYVEAVGQGISSDGHHITQPEPSGNGIAHALQNLLDNTDLKPAEIVHVNAHATSTPQGDVAEIKALRKVFGDDVDHMAISATKSMTGHLLGGAGGIETVASILALSNRLAPPTINLDDVDPEVNADVVRGEARQLPEGRIAALNDSFGFGGHNVVLAFRTI; translated from the coding sequence GTGAGCCCGACCAATCGCACCGTGGTCGTCACCGGTATCGGCGCAACCACACCGCTGGGTGGCGACGTAGCTTCGTTCTGGGCGGCCCTGGTCGCCGGCAAGTCCGGCGTCAGCCTCCTGGAGCAGGAGTGGGCGGCCGATCTGCCGGTCCGTATCGCCGCGCAGATCGCCGTCGAACCGGGCGAGATCCTCCCCCGTCCGCAGGCCCGCAAGCTGGACCGGTCCGCTCAGTTCGCGCTGATCGCCGCTCAGGAGGCCTGGAAGGACGCCGGTTTCACCGCCAGGGCGGGCGAGGACACGTCCGTCAACCCCGACCGGCTGGGCGCGGTCATCGCCTCCGGCATCGGCGGCGTGACGACCCTCCTCGACCAGTACGACGTCCTGAAGGACAAGGGCGTCCGCCGTGTATCCCCGCACACCGTGCCGATGCTGATGCCCAACTCCCCGGCGGCCAACGTCGGTATCGAGCTGGGTGCCCGCGCCGGTGTGCACACCCCCGTCTCGGCCTGCGCCTCCGGCGCCGAGGCCATCGGCTACGCGATCGAGATGATCCGCACCGGCCGCGCCGACGTCGTCGTCGCGGGTGGTACCGAGGCGGCCATCCACCCGCTGCCGATCGTCGCGTTCGGCAACATGATGGCGATGTCGAAGAACAACGACGACCCCGAGGGCGCGTCGCGTCCCTACGACTCCGGCCGCGACGGCTTCGTGATGGGCGAGGGCGCCGGCGTGATCATCCTGGAGTCCGAGGAGCACGCGAAGGCCCGCGGCGCCCGGATCTACGTCGAGGCCGTCGGCCAGGGCATCTCGTCCGACGGTCACCACATCACGCAGCCCGAGCCGTCCGGCAACGGCATCGCGCACGCGCTGCAGAACCTGCTCGACAACACCGACCTCAAGCCGGCCGAGATCGTGCATGTGAACGCGCACGCCACCTCGACCCCGCAGGGCGACGTCGCCGAGATCAAGGCCCTGCGCAAGGTGTTCGGGGACGACGTCGACCACATGGCGATCTCCGCGACCAAGTCGATGACCGGCCATCTGCTCGGCGGCGCCGGCGGCATCGAGACCGTGGCGTCGATCCTCGCCCTGTCCAACCGCCTCGCCCCGCCGACCATCAACCTCGACGACGTCGACCCGGAGGTCAACGCCGACGTGGTCCGCGGTGAGGCGCGTCAGCTGCCCGAAGGCCGTATCGCCGCGCTGAACGACTCGTTCGGCTTCGGCGGGCACAACGTGGTGCTGGCGTTCCGGACGATCTGA
- a CDS encoding DUF3145 domain-containing protein produces MTTRGVLYVHSAPRALCPHVEWAVAGVLGTRVNLDWIRQPAAPGTWRSEFSWQGEAGTASKLASALRGWHLLRFEVTAEPCPTAEGERYSCTPELGIFHAVTGIHGDILIPEDRLRAALTRSQRGETDLEAEIAKLLGKPWDDELEPFRYAGEGAPVRWLHQVV; encoded by the coding sequence GTGACGACACGTGGAGTTCTGTACGTGCACTCCGCTCCGCGCGCGCTGTGCCCGCACGTCGAATGGGCCGTCGCCGGGGTGCTCGGCACCCGGGTCAACCTCGACTGGATCCGGCAGCCCGCGGCACCGGGCACCTGGCGTTCGGAGTTCTCCTGGCAGGGCGAGGCCGGCACGGCCTCCAAGCTGGCGTCCGCGCTGCGCGGCTGGCACCTCCTGCGGTTCGAGGTCACCGCGGAGCCCTGCCCGACCGCCGAGGGCGAGCGCTACAGCTGCACCCCCGAACTCGGCATCTTCCACGCCGTCACCGGCATCCACGGCGACATCCTCATCCCCGAGGACCGCCTGCGCGCGGCGCTGACCCGCTCCCAGCGCGGCGAGACGGACCTGGAAGCGGAGATCGCCAAGCTCCTGGGCAAGCCGTGGGACGACGAACTGGAGCCGTTCCGGTACGCGGGCGAGGGCGCCCCGGTGCGCTGGCTGCACCAGGTGGTCTAG
- a CDS encoding SGNH/GDSL hydrolase family protein encodes MRNRRRRSRAVLAVLLAAALGAAGCDAVGDNSPAPDVTKARATRAAPVWNRSPSSLAAVGDSITRGFDACAVLSDCPEVSWATGTSTQVDSLAVRLLGREKAAESSWNYAVTGARMADLPDQMAQAAARRPQLVTVMAGANDACRARASAMTPVDDFRNQFEETMSTLRETLPKTQVYVASVPNLKRLWSQGRTNPLGKQVWKLGICPSMLSDADDLAAAATLRRDKVQQRVEAYNKVLKEVCAKDRRCRFDGGAVFDYEFGTDQLSHWDWFHPSADGQARLAAIAYRTITAAGPVT; translated from the coding sequence ATGCGAAACCGACGCCGGCGTTCACGGGCCGTCCTCGCCGTCCTGCTGGCGGCGGCCCTGGGCGCCGCCGGCTGCGACGCGGTGGGTGACAACTCCCCCGCGCCGGACGTCACGAAGGCGCGGGCCACCCGGGCGGCCCCGGTGTGGAACCGCAGCCCGTCCTCGCTCGCCGCCGTCGGCGATTCCATCACCCGTGGCTTCGACGCGTGCGCGGTGCTGTCCGACTGCCCCGAGGTGTCCTGGGCGACCGGCACCAGCACCCAGGTCGACAGCCTGGCGGTACGGCTGCTGGGGCGCGAGAAGGCGGCCGAGAGCAGCTGGAACTACGCGGTGACCGGGGCCCGGATGGCCGACCTGCCCGACCAGATGGCACAGGCGGCCGCCCGCAGGCCCCAGTTGGTGACGGTGATGGCGGGGGCGAACGACGCCTGCCGGGCCAGGGCCTCGGCGATGACCCCGGTGGACGACTTCCGCAACCAGTTCGAGGAAACGATGAGCACGCTGCGCGAGACGCTGCCGAAGACGCAGGTGTATGTGGCGAGCGTGCCGAACCTGAAGCGGCTGTGGTCGCAGGGCCGTACGAACCCGCTGGGCAAGCAGGTGTGGAAGCTCGGCATCTGCCCGTCGATGCTGAGCGACGCGGACGACCTGGCCGCGGCGGCGACCCTGCGCCGGGACAAGGTGCAGCAGCGGGTGGAGGCCTACAACAAAGTGTTGAAGGAGGTCTGTGCGAAGGACCGCCGGTGCCGCTTCGACGGGGGCGCCGTCTTCGACTACGAGTTCGGCACCGACCAGCTGAGCCACTGGGACTGGTTCCATCCGAGCGCGGACGGTCAGGCGCGGCTCGCGGCCATCGCGTATCGCACCATCACCGCGGCCGGGCCCGTCACCTAG
- a CDS encoding aldose epimerase family protein: MSELFGTLSDGTPVHRWTLERAGVRVRVLTYGGIVQSVEVPDRWGSPRSSEAESGGGRTANIVLGFAGLDGYLAHPEPYFGALVGRYANRIGNARFPLDGLTYALEPNDGPHCLHGGGHGFDKRVWSARPVGHGVRLTRVSPHGEEGFPGRLEVSATYTLDESGALRISYEAVTDEPTVVNLTSHSYFNLAGSGHAGGHELRIAASRFTPVDTGLIPTGELRDVTDSRFDFRTTRKVGSGYDHNFVLDKGVTEAPAEVAELHDPASGRLLTIATTEPGIQVYTADHLSAPFEPCEGIALETQHFPDSPNRPQFPSAQLRPGAVYRSETVYGFGVRD; encoded by the coding sequence ATGAGCGAACTTTTCGGCACACTTTCCGACGGAACCCCGGTACACCGCTGGACGCTGGAGCGCGCCGGGGTGCGGGTACGGGTCCTGACGTACGGCGGGATCGTGCAGTCCGTCGAGGTCCCGGACAGATGGGGGTCCCCCCGCTCGAGCGAAGCCGAGAGTGGGGGAGGACGGACGGCGAACATCGTGCTGGGGTTCGCCGGCCTCGACGGCTATCTGGCGCACCCCGAGCCGTACTTCGGCGCGCTGGTCGGGCGGTACGCGAACCGGATCGGGAACGCCCGCTTCCCGCTGGACGGCCTGACGTACGCACTCGAACCGAACGACGGACCCCACTGTCTGCACGGCGGCGGCCACGGCTTCGACAAGCGCGTCTGGAGTGCGCGGCCGGTCGGACACGGCGTGCGCCTCACCCGGGTCAGCCCGCACGGCGAGGAGGGCTTCCCGGGCCGGCTTGAGGTCTCGGCGACGTACACCCTCGACGAGTCCGGCGCGCTGCGGATCTCCTACGAGGCGGTGACGGACGAGCCGACCGTGGTGAACCTGACCAGCCACAGCTACTTCAACCTGGCCGGCTCGGGCCACGCGGGCGGCCATGAGCTCCGGATCGCCGCCTCCCGGTTCACCCCGGTCGACACGGGTCTGATCCCGACCGGCGAGCTGCGGGACGTGACGGACTCCCGCTTCGACTTCCGTACGACGCGCAAGGTCGGCTCCGGCTACGACCACAACTTCGTGCTCGACAAGGGGGTGACCGAGGCGCCCGCGGAGGTCGCCGAGCTGCACGACCCGGCGTCCGGGCGGCTGCTGACGATCGCGACCACCGAGCCCGGTATCCAGGTCTACACGGCGGACCATCTGAGCGCCCCGTTCGAGCCGTGCGAGGGCATCGCCCTGGAGACCCAGCACTTCCCGGACTCCCCCAACCGCCCGCAGTTCCCCAGCGCCCAGCTGCGGCCGGGCGCGGTGTACCGGTCGGAGACGGTGTACGGCTTCGGCGTGCGGGACTAG